One genomic region from Prevotella sp. Rep29 encodes:
- a CDS encoding SDR family oxidoreductase — translation MKRAIVIGASSGIGFEMSRLLIGKGWTVAVAARRSERLEPLRLLAPERVIPIALDVNQDTAPEQLHELITHMEGVELYIHVAGIGRQNRLLDADIENRTAATNVWGFTRMVGEVFRYMAEHGGGHIAVISSIAGTKGLGPAPAYSATKAFQATYIQSLEQLANSRKLPINFTDIRPGFADTELLSGDNNYPMMMTAEYVARKAVRAIERRKHVAIIDWRYRLLTAGWRCLPNWIWRRLKL, via the coding sequence ATGAAAAGAGCAATCGTCATAGGAGCGTCGTCCGGCATCGGATTCGAAATGAGTCGGCTGCTGATAGGGAAAGGGTGGACCGTGGCTGTGGCAGCGCGCAGGAGCGAGCGGCTGGAGCCTTTACGGCTGTTGGCTCCCGAAAGGGTCATTCCCATCGCGCTCGACGTAAACCAGGATACGGCTCCCGAACAGCTCCACGAACTTATCACGCACATGGAAGGCGTCGAACTCTATATCCACGTGGCAGGCATCGGACGGCAGAACCGGCTGCTTGATGCAGACATCGAGAACCGTACGGCGGCGACCAATGTCTGGGGATTTACGCGCATGGTGGGGGAGGTGTTCAGATACATGGCTGAGCACGGTGGAGGACACATCGCTGTCATCTCTTCCATTGCAGGCACCAAAGGACTGGGACCGGCACCGGCATATTCAGCGACGAAAGCTTTCCAAGCCACTTACATCCAGTCGCTCGAGCAGTTGGCGAACAGCAGGAAACTCCCCATCAACTTTACCGACATACGTCCGGGATTTGCGGATACCGAACTGCTCAGTGGCGACAATAACTATCCGATGATGATGACAGCCGAATATGTGGCACGAAAAGCCGTCCGGGCGATTGAAAGGCGGAAGCACGTGGCGATTATCGACTGGCGCTACCGATTGCTCACAGCAGGATGGCGATGCCTTCCC